The following is a genomic window from Buchnera aphidicola (Neophyllaphis podocarpi).
ATCATAATTTTAGATACAACTTTAAGAGATGGAGAACAATCTTTAAAATCAAGTCTAAATACAAAAGAAAAAATTGAGATAGCATTATCATTAGAAAAATTAGGTATAGATATATTAGAATTAGGGTTTCCGATATCCTCACCTCAAGAATTCAATTCAATAAAAGAAATATCAAAAATAATAAAAAATTCTACTATATGTAGTTTAGCAAGATGTGTAGAAAAAGACATAGATATAGCTGCAAAAGCTATGAAATCATCAAATAATTTTAGAATTCATATCTTTTTAGCAACATCTTATTTACATATAAAATCAAAACTACAAAAAACTTTTGAAGAAATAGTTCAGTTATCTATAAATGCTATAAAGATAGCAAAAAAATATACAGATGATATTGAATTTTCATGCGAAGATGCAGGAAGAACAAGTATAGATAATTTATGTTATATAGTTGAAAAGTTAATAAATGAAGGTGTAAAAACAATTAATATTCCAGACACGGTAGGATTTACTATACCTAGTCAATTTGGTGATATAATAAAAAATTTATTTAATAGAGTTCCTAACATAGACAAAGCAATTATCTCTGTACATTGTCATAACGATCTTGGTATGGCTGTTGCAAATTCAATAGCAGCAATTCAAAATGGAGCAAAACAAATTGAAGGGACTATATTAGGTATTGGAGAAAGAGCTGGAAATACGTCAATAGAAGAAGTATGTATGGCTATAAAAATAAGAAAGGATTTATTAAAATTTAAAACAAATATAAATCATAAGTATATATATAGAACTAGCAAGTTAGTAAGTAAAATATGTAAAATAAAAATTCCTTCAAACAAAGCTATAATTGGAAATAATGCATTCTCACATTCTTCAG
Proteins encoded in this region:
- the leuA gene encoding 2-isopropylmalate synthase, with amino-acid sequence MKNRIIILDTTLRDGEQSLKSSLNTKEKIEIALSLEKLGIDILELGFPISSPQEFNSIKEISKIIKNSTICSLARCVEKDIDIAAKAMKSSNNFRIHIFLATSYLHIKSKLQKTFEEIVQLSINAIKIAKKYTDDIEFSCEDAGRTSIDNLCYIVEKLINEGVKTINIPDTVGFTIPSQFGDIIKNLFNRVPNIDKAIISVHCHNDLGMAVANSIAAIQNGAKQIEGTILGIGERAGNTSIEEVCMAIKIRKDLLKFKTNINHKYIYRTSKLVSKICKIKIPSNKAIIGNNAFSHSSGIHQDGIIKNRKNYEIINPESIGIETNRLNLTSRSGRAAIKYKMKEMGYKKEDYDLNQLYDLFIKLADKKGQIFDYDLENLAFLTKEENESHFYKLINYEINFIYSNKSKFLIKFKQGKKTKKIELEFSNNFIYSLIKLFNRTMNINIKICNYEMNIKNKEKKEICSINIKVEYESQKFYEIIEGYDMWEISIKSIFNILNNIKKKERLKKIKLSKVNLNDKRI